The Oryzias latipes chromosome 16, ASM223467v1 genome includes a region encoding these proteins:
- the LOC101170953 gene encoding B-cell receptor CD22 has protein sequence MQTHVAFFALIFVVMCRGLQSASPVPSVPDRVQALVGSCVVFPCSFSAASPHPRGQRPRVDVRLRYRGGGRFFPLQSTAFNSQDKDQVSRDFQGRASLFGKIEEGDCSVRMERIRLDDPQMFEVALKRREDLLWGRPSTVQIDIMDEPEPPAISGRLSATEGQVVTLNCSIRYHCPSRPPTLQWRWERGPLLNSTELWDAQTTYPDVDAQTLLASLSFTASHQVKPRLKCEVNYPGAKMVSTTTDLHVTFPPKEVRIQVQTLVVHEGGTALLVCSCKADPPVSEYRWSYSQHGRTVHLHHRTHTVRVFNVTRDMRVTCSAHNSIGRGESQPTALNIQYKPVIHRLSSNCSVEDSELVCCCLVDSNPKAAVTWSVNGTIPLQGFNVSASSDHSMLTASLTGRMEKPLQVVCFAFNALGNDSLVLLQGEEDVAPLLWLVLPAAAICLLMTLLSLLICWHRRKAQKKSLRRRPIFHPEDLGIYQERMPLYINCTEVTHIYTNGSYQLVYQNCTPVFVRNNQIRPMARRGGGIRRGGDIGPARVGIRETRQVQDTSAELETAIYVEIL, from the exons ATGCAGACACACGTTGCCTTCTTTGCCTTGATTTTTG TGGTCATGTGCCGGGGGCTTCAGTCTGCCTCGCCCGTGCCTTCGGTCCCAGACCGGGTCCAGGCTCTGGTGGGCTCCTGTGTGGTGTTTCCCTGCTCTTTCTCGGCCGCTTCTCCACACCCACGCGGACAGAGGCCGAGGGTGGACGTGCGGCTGAGGTACAGAGGTGGAGGTCGCTTCTTTCCTCTGCAGAGCACTGCTTTCAACAGCCAGGACAAAGACCAAGTGAGCAGAGATTTCCAGGGGCGAGCCTCGCTCTTTGGGAAAATAGAAGAAGGAGACTGTTCAGTGAGGATGGAGAGGATCAGACTGGACGACCCCCAGATGTTTGAGGTGGCCCTGAAGAGACGGGAGGATTTACTCTGGGGGAGGCCAAGCACCGTTCAGATTGATATCATGG ATGAACCGGAGCCTCCGGCTATCAGTGGCAGGTTGTCAGCCACAGAGGGTCAGGTGGTCACCTTGAACTGCTCCATCAGGTACCACTGCCCCTCCAGACCTCCTACCCTGCAGTGGAGATGGGAGCGAGGACCCCTGCTGAACAGCACTGAGCTGTGGGATGCACAGACAACCTACCCAGATGTGGACGCACAAACCCTACTGGCATCTTTGTCCTTCACGGCTTCCCACCAAGTGAAACCGAGGCTCAAATGTGAGGTCAACTATCCAGGAGCCAAAATGGTGTCCACCACCACAGACCTGCATGTGACAT TTCCACCTAAAGAGGTGAGGATTCAGGTTCAGACCTTAGTGGTGCATGAGGGGGGCACTGCCCTTCTCGTCTGCTCATGCAAAGCTGATCCTCCAGTGTCAGAGTACCGCTGGTCCTACAGCCAACACGGCCGCACCGTACACCTCCACCACCGAACGCACACAGTCCGCGTGTTCAACGTGACCAGAGACATGAGGGTCACCTGCTCCGCTCACAACTCCATCGGTCGGGGAGAATCACAGCCCACAGCGCTGAACATACAAT ACAAGCCAGTTATCCACCGACTGTCTTCCAACTGTTCTGTGGAGGATTCGGAGTTGGTGTGTTGCTGCCTGGTTGACTCCAACCCCAAAGCGGCGGTCACTTGGAGTGTCAACGGAACCATTCCACTTCAAGGTTTCAACGTTTCTGCCTCATCAGACCACAGCATGTTGACAGCCTCATTGACAGGCCGCATGGAGAAACCTCTGCAGGTGGTCTGCTTTGCTTTTAACGCGCTTGGAAACGACTCCCTGGTTTTGCTGCAGGGAGAAGAAG ACGTGGCACCTCTGTTGTGGCTGGTTTTGCCTGCTGCAGCCATATGCCTGCTGATGACCCTTCTGTCCCTTCTCATCTGCTGGCACAGAAGGAAAGCTCAAAA AAAAAGCTTGAGAAGACGCCCCATTTTTCATCCAGAAGACCTGGGGATTTATCAGGAAAGGATGCCGCTCTACATAAACTGCACAGAAGTGACTCACATTTACACTAATGGCAGCTATCAGCTTGTGTACCAGAACTGTACGCCTGTTTTTGTCCGTAATAACCAG ATCCGTCCGATGGCCCGAAGAGGTGGGGGAATAAGGAGAGGTGGAGATATCGGACCAGCCAGAGTGGGTATCagagaaacaagacaggtgCAGGACACCTCTGCTGAGCTTGAGACGGCCATCTATGTAGAGATCCTCTAA